The Streptomyces phaeolivaceus genome has a window encoding:
- the ilvC gene encoding ketol-acid reductoisomerase — MAELFYDADADLSIIQGRKVAVIGYGSQGHAHALSLRDSGADVRVGLHEGSKSKAKAEEQGLRVVTPSEAAAEADVIMILVPDPIQAQVYEESIKDNLNDGDALFFGHGLNIRFGFIKPPAGVDVCMVAPKGPGHLVRRQYEEGRGVPCIAAVEQDATGNAFALALSYAKGIGGTRAGVIKTTFTEETETDLFGEQAVLCGGTAALVKAGFETLTEAGYQPEIAYFECLHELKLIVDLMYEGGLEKMRWSISETAEWGDYVTGPRIITDATKAEMKKVLAEIQDGTFAQAWMDEYHGGLKKYNEYKTQDSEHLLETTGKELRKLMSWVNDDEA, encoded by the coding sequence GTGGCCGAGCTGTTCTACGACGCTGACGCCGACCTGTCCATCATCCAGGGCCGCAAGGTCGCGGTCATCGGCTACGGCAGCCAGGGCCACGCCCACGCGCTGTCCCTGCGCGACTCGGGTGCCGACGTCCGCGTCGGTCTGCACGAGGGCTCCAAGTCCAAGGCGAAGGCCGAGGAGCAGGGCCTGCGCGTGGTGACCCCGTCGGAGGCCGCCGCCGAGGCCGACGTCATCATGATCCTCGTCCCGGACCCCATCCAGGCCCAGGTCTACGAGGAGTCCATCAAGGACAACCTCAACGACGGCGACGCCCTGTTCTTCGGCCACGGCCTGAACATCCGCTTCGGCTTCATCAAGCCCCCGGCCGGCGTCGACGTCTGCATGGTCGCCCCCAAGGGCCCCGGCCACCTGGTCCGCCGCCAGTACGAGGAGGGCCGCGGCGTTCCGTGTATCGCCGCCGTCGAGCAGGACGCCACCGGCAACGCCTTCGCGCTGGCCCTGTCGTACGCCAAGGGCATCGGCGGCACCCGCGCCGGCGTCATCAAGACGACCTTCACCGAGGAGACCGAGACCGACCTGTTCGGTGAGCAGGCCGTCCTCTGCGGTGGTACGGCCGCGCTGGTCAAGGCCGGTTTCGAGACGCTGACCGAGGCCGGCTACCAGCCGGAGATCGCGTACTTCGAGTGCCTGCACGAGCTGAAGCTGATCGTCGACCTCATGTACGAGGGCGGCCTGGAGAAGATGCGCTGGTCGATCTCCGAGACCGCCGAGTGGGGCGACTACGTCACCGGCCCGCGGATCATCACGGACGCCACCAAGGCCGAGATGAAGAAGGTCCTCGCCGAGATCCAGGACGGCACCTTCGCCCAGGCGTGGATGGACGAGTACCACGGCGGTCTGAAGAAGTACAACGAGTACAAGACCCAGGACTCCGAGCACCTGCTGGAGACCACGGGCAAGGAGCTGCGCAAGCTCATGTCGTGGGTCAACGACGACGAGGCGTGA
- the serA gene encoding phosphoglycerate dehydrogenase has protein sequence MSSKPVVLIAEELSPATVDALGPDFEIRNVNGADRAELLPAIADVDAILIRSATKVDAEAIAAAKKLKVVARAGVGLDNVDVSAATKAGVMVVNAPTSNIVTAAELACGLLLATARHIPQANTALKNGEWKRSKYTGVELAEKTLGVVGLGRIGALVAQRMSAFGMKVVAYDPYVQPARAAQMGVKVLSLDELLEVSDFITVHLPKTPETAGLIGDEALTKVKPSVRIVNAARGGIVDEAALYSALKEGRVAGAGLDVYAKEPCTDSPLFELDEVVCTPHLGASTDEAQEKAGIAVARSVRLALAGELVPDAVNVQGGVIAEDVKPGLPLAERLGRIFTALAGEVAVRLDVEVYGEITQHDVKVLELSALKGVFEDVVDETVSYVNAPLFAQERGVEVRLTTSSESPDHRNVVTVRGTLGSGEEVSVSGTLAGPKHHQKIVAVGEYDVDLALADHMVVFRYVDRPGVVGTVGRIFGEAGINIAGMQVARSAAGGEALAVLTVDDTVPQPVLVEVAEEIGATSARSVNLV, from the coding sequence GTGAGCTCGAAACCAGTCGTACTGATCGCTGAAGAGCTGTCGCCCGCCACCGTCGACGCGTTGGGCCCGGACTTCGAGATCCGGAACGTCAACGGAGCGGACCGAGCCGAACTGCTCCCGGCCATCGCCGACGTCGACGCGATCCTGATCCGCTCGGCCACCAAGGTCGACGCCGAGGCGATCGCCGCCGCGAAGAAGCTGAAGGTCGTCGCGCGCGCCGGCGTCGGCCTGGACAACGTGGACGTCTCCGCCGCCACCAAGGCCGGCGTGATGGTCGTCAACGCCCCCACCTCGAACATCGTGACCGCCGCCGAGCTGGCCTGCGGTCTGCTGCTCGCCACCGCCCGCCACATCCCGCAGGCGAACACGGCGCTGAAGAACGGCGAGTGGAAGCGCAGCAAGTACACGGGCGTGGAGCTGGCCGAGAAGACCCTCGGTGTCGTCGGCCTCGGCCGCATCGGCGCGCTCGTCGCCCAGCGCATGTCCGCGTTCGGCATGAAGGTCGTCGCCTACGACCCCTACGTACAGCCCGCGCGGGCCGCGCAGATGGGCGTCAAGGTCCTCTCCCTGGACGAGCTCCTCGAGGTCTCCGACTTCATCACCGTCCACCTGCCGAAGACCCCCGAGACGGCCGGTCTGATCGGCGACGAGGCGCTGACGAAGGTCAAGCCGTCGGTGCGGATCGTCAACGCCGCGCGCGGCGGGATCGTCGACGAGGCCGCGCTGTACTCGGCGCTCAAGGAAGGCCGGGTCGCGGGCGCGGGCCTCGACGTGTACGCCAAGGAGCCCTGCACCGACTCGCCGCTGTTCGAGCTGGACGAGGTCGTCTGCACCCCGCACCTGGGCGCGTCCACGGACGAGGCGCAGGAGAAGGCGGGCATCGCGGTCGCCCGTTCCGTGCGTCTCGCGCTCGCCGGTGAGCTGGTCCCGGACGCGGTGAACGTCCAGGGCGGTGTCATCGCCGAGGACGTCAAGCCCGGTCTGCCGCTCGCCGAGCGGCTCGGCCGGATCTTCACCGCGCTGGCCGGTGAGGTCGCGGTCCGCCTCGACGTCGAGGTGTACGGCGAGATCACCCAGCACGATGTGAAGGTGCTGGAGCTGTCCGCGCTCAAGGGCGTCTTCGAGGACGTCGTCGACGAGACGGTGTCGTACGTCAACGCCCCGCTGTTCGCGCAGGAGCGCGGCGTCGAGGTGCGGCTGACGACCTCGTCCGAGTCGCCCGACCACCGCAATGTCGTCACCGTGCGCGGGACGCTCGGCAGCGGCGAGGAGGTGTCGGTGTCCGGGACGCTGGCCGGGCCGAAGCACCACCAGAAGATCGTCGCGGTGGGTGAGTACGACGTGGATCTGGCGCTCGCCGATCACATGGTCGTCTTCCGGTACGTCGACCGGCCCGGTGTCGTCGGCACGGTGGGGCGGATCTTCGGTGAGGCCGGGATCAACATCGCCGGGATGCAGGTCGCCCGTTCCGCGGCCGGGGGCGAGGCGCTCGCGGTGCTGACCGTGGACGACACCGTGCCGCAGCCGGTGCTCGTGGAGGTCGCGGAGGAGATCGGCGCGACGTCGGCGCGCTCGGTGAACCTGGTCTGA
- the ilvN gene encoding acetolactate synthase small subunit, with the protein MSKHTLSVLVENTPGILARIAALFSRRGFNIDSLAVGVTEHPEISRITIVVNVIEELPLEQVTKQLNKLVNVLKIVELEPGSAVQRELVLVKVRADNETRSQIVEIVQLFRAKTVDVSPEAVTIEATGSSDKLSAMLKMLEPFGIKELVQSGTIAIGRGSRSITDRSLRALDRSA; encoded by the coding sequence ATGTCCAAGCACACGCTCTCCGTCCTGGTGGAGAACACCCCCGGCATCCTGGCCCGGATCGCCGCCCTGTTCTCCCGTCGCGGCTTCAACATCGACTCCCTCGCGGTCGGTGTCACCGAGCACCCCGAGATCTCCCGCATCACCATCGTGGTGAACGTGATCGAGGAACTGCCGCTGGAGCAGGTGACGAAGCAGCTCAACAAGCTCGTCAACGTCCTGAAGATCGTCGAACTGGAGCCGGGCTCCGCCGTTCAGCGGGAACTCGTTCTGGTGAAGGTGCGCGCCGACAACGAGACCCGCTCCCAGATCGTCGAGATCGTCCAGCTCTTCCGCGCCAAGACCGTCGACGTCTCCCCGGAGGCCGTCACCATCGAGGCCACCGGCTCCAGCGACAAGCTGTCCGCCATGCTGAAGATGCTGGAGCCGTTCGGTATCAAGGAGTTGGTCCAGTCCGGCACGATCGCGATCGGACGTGGTTCCCGTTCGATCACGGACCGCTCGCTGAGGGCGCTCGACCGGTCGGCCTGA
- a CDS encoding helix-turn-helix transcriptional regulator, whose amino-acid sequence MGQSIVYAPFVGRNAEMARLRDVVDRAVDGEPRAVLVAGDAGVGKSRTLAEAAAYAEQRGTVVFTGHCVDLGDVGLPYLPFTEILGALAVDERFAPLLEAHPATARLLGGGADGVDRLQLFEGVAALLTDLTATTPALLVLEDLHWADQSSRDLLRFLLSRGVLQRPTPGTPPHRLAVFASYRADDLHRRHPLRPLLAELVRLPAVERLELRPMPDPEVARLVRSLRAEPLSEATVGRIVERAEGNAFYAEELLAATADEPGAVLPSGLADLLLIRIEQLPGAAQQVLRTAAVAGRRVGHDLLREAVQLPDEELESALREAVGRQLLLPGEGSTYEFRHALTREAVYADLLPGERVRLHGVFAKLLARRGRVGESAERAHHSRESHDLADALAASVEAADHASGIGAPAEELRHLESALDLWSSVDCGARPRDLDTVTLTLRASSAAARAGENHRAVSLSRSALAGTGADADSELAARVRYTLAGDLMRVDNLEAAFRYSSEALAMIPAEPPSRTWVWAAATHVMAARYVGQDEEAGRVAREALEVAGRLGLADAEADLAISVVGLDPRRNRRTPEGRARLKDARELARRAGNVTVEMRALFNLAVGCFESGDLDECLGWLSEGLYRAGRTGLLSSPYPVEMRYLQSLCLYTLGRWDECVRSAADADRLPSTAGYALGPALYVALARGDESAAERARALLDGPYDFMAALVAAIVLTEAAVLRHDPEAAVARFRTSVAVLTEQIGARPDATVRLAALALGAVADAVTERRSAGDEEGVRHWAPTGEELVRAARITAAEGEDGGRQGPEGLAWLARAEAEWTRVTTGPDVEGWRRAVDAFAFGDPYEGARCRLRLAEALLGAGEREEAGAEARAARETADRLGAVALRADLDALIRRGRLAGGPAAGDVPALTSRESDVLRLLALGRTNRQIGDELFITGKTASVHVSNILAKLGAASRTEAVSIAYREGLITAG is encoded by the coding sequence GTGGGGCAGAGCATCGTGTACGCGCCGTTCGTCGGCCGAAACGCCGAGATGGCCCGGCTGAGGGACGTCGTGGACCGGGCCGTCGACGGGGAACCCCGTGCCGTGCTGGTCGCGGGGGACGCGGGTGTCGGGAAGAGCCGGACGCTGGCGGAGGCCGCGGCGTACGCGGAACAGCGGGGGACCGTCGTCTTCACCGGGCACTGCGTGGACCTCGGGGATGTCGGTCTGCCCTATCTGCCGTTCACCGAGATCCTGGGCGCCCTCGCCGTCGACGAGCGGTTCGCGCCGCTGCTGGAGGCGCACCCGGCGACCGCCCGCCTCCTCGGCGGCGGAGCCGACGGCGTCGACCGGCTCCAGCTCTTCGAGGGCGTCGCCGCCCTGCTGACGGACCTCACCGCCACCACCCCCGCCCTGCTCGTGCTGGAGGACCTGCACTGGGCCGACCAGTCCTCACGGGACCTGCTGCGCTTCCTGCTCAGCCGGGGCGTCCTCCAGCGCCCCACCCCGGGCACCCCGCCCCACCGCCTCGCCGTCTTCGCCTCCTACCGCGCCGACGACCTGCACCGCCGCCACCCGCTGCGCCCCCTGCTCGCCGAACTGGTGCGGCTGCCCGCCGTGGAGCGGCTGGAGCTGCGGCCGATGCCGGACCCGGAGGTCGCGAGGCTGGTGCGTTCGCTGCGCGCCGAGCCGCTGTCCGAGGCCACGGTCGGCAGGATCGTCGAGCGGGCGGAGGGCAACGCCTTCTACGCCGAGGAGCTGTTGGCGGCGACGGCGGACGAACCGGGCGCGGTCCTGCCGAGCGGGCTGGCCGACCTCCTGCTGATCCGGATCGAGCAACTGCCCGGCGCCGCCCAGCAGGTGCTGCGCACCGCGGCCGTGGCGGGCCGCCGGGTCGGGCACGACCTGCTGCGGGAGGCCGTCCAACTCCCGGACGAAGAGCTGGAGTCGGCGCTGCGGGAGGCGGTCGGCCGGCAACTGCTGCTGCCGGGCGAGGGATCGACGTACGAGTTCCGGCACGCGCTCACCCGGGAGGCGGTCTACGCGGATCTGCTGCCGGGCGAACGGGTGCGCCTGCACGGGGTGTTCGCCAAGCTGCTGGCCCGCCGGGGCCGGGTGGGGGAGAGCGCCGAGCGCGCCCACCACTCGCGCGAGAGCCATGATCTGGCCGACGCGCTGGCCGCGTCCGTCGAGGCCGCCGACCACGCGTCCGGGATCGGGGCGCCCGCCGAGGAGCTGCGGCATCTGGAGAGCGCCCTCGATCTGTGGTCGTCCGTGGACTGCGGGGCCCGGCCCCGGGACCTCGACACGGTCACCCTGACGCTGCGCGCCTCGTCCGCCGCCGCGCGCGCCGGGGAGAACCACCGCGCGGTCTCCCTGTCCCGCTCGGCGCTCGCCGGAACCGGCGCGGACGCCGACTCCGAACTGGCCGCCCGGGTGCGCTACACCCTCGCCGGCGACCTGATGCGGGTGGACAACCTGGAGGCCGCGTTCCGGTACAGCAGCGAGGCGCTGGCGATGATCCCCGCCGAACCCCCGTCCCGTACCTGGGTGTGGGCGGCGGCCACACATGTGATGGCGGCGCGATACGTGGGGCAGGACGAGGAGGCCGGGCGGGTCGCGCGCGAGGCGCTGGAGGTCGCCGGGCGGCTCGGACTGGCCGACGCCGAGGCCGACCTGGCCATCTCCGTCGTCGGCCTCGACCCCCGGCGCAACCGCCGCACCCCGGAGGGCCGGGCACGGCTGAAGGACGCCCGTGAGCTGGCCCGGCGCGCGGGCAACGTCACCGTGGAGATGCGCGCCCTGTTCAACCTCGCCGTCGGCTGCTTCGAATCCGGCGACCTCGACGAATGCCTCGGCTGGCTCTCCGAGGGCCTGTACCGGGCGGGCCGCACCGGGCTGCTCTCCTCCCCGTACCCGGTCGAGATGCGCTACCTCCAGTCCCTGTGCCTGTACACGCTGGGCCGCTGGGACGAGTGCGTCCGCTCGGCCGCCGACGCCGACCGGCTGCCCTCGACGGCAGGGTACGCGCTCGGCCCCGCCCTGTACGTCGCCCTCGCGCGCGGCGACGAGAGCGCGGCGGAGCGGGCGCGGGCGCTCCTGGACGGGCCGTACGACTTCATGGCCGCCCTCGTCGCGGCGATCGTCCTCACCGAGGCGGCCGTCCTGCGGCACGATCCCGAGGCCGCGGTCGCCCGGTTCCGTACGAGTGTCGCCGTCCTCACCGAGCAGATCGGCGCCCGGCCCGACGCGACCGTCCGCCTCGCCGCGCTCGCCCTCGGGGCCGTCGCGGACGCGGTGACGGAACGGCGGTCGGCCGGGGACGAGGAAGGGGTACGGCACTGGGCCCCCACGGGGGAGGAGCTGGTGCGGGCCGCGCGGATCACCGCCGCCGAGGGGGAGGACGGGGGACGGCAGGGCCCGGAGGGGCTGGCCTGGCTGGCGCGGGCCGAGGCCGAGTGGACGCGGGTGACGACCGGCCCCGACGTGGAGGGCTGGCGCAGGGCGGTGGACGCGTTCGCGTTCGGTGATCCCTACGAGGGCGCGCGGTGCCGGCTGCGGCTGGCGGAGGCGCTGTTGGGGGCGGGCGAGCGGGAGGAGGCCGGGGCCGAGGCGCGGGCGGCGCGGGAGACCGCCGACCGGCTGGGGGCCGTGGCGCTGCGCGCCGACCTGGACGCGCTGATCCGCCGGGGACGGCTCGCGGGCGGCCCGGCGGCCGGGGACGTACCCGCGCTCACCTCCCGGGAGAGCGATGTCCTGCGGCTCCTCGCGCTCGGGCGCACCAACCGGCAGATCGGTGACGAGCTGTTCATCACCGGGAAGACGGCGAGCGTGCACGTGTCCAACATCCTGGCCAAGCTGGGCGCGGCGAGCCGCACGGAGGCGGTGTCCATCGCGTACCGGGAGGGTCTGATCACGGCGGGCTGA
- a CDS encoding TetR/AcrR family transcriptional regulator yields MGHREDLLEGAKRCLLEKGFARTTARDIVKESGTNLASIGYHYGSKDALLAQAYVAMVEEISDTFDGGEAVGSDSAPGSVERFREVWANAVATMREPGSMWRLSMEVLAMGDHLPEVREHLARAQREGARGIVTLFMGGRDEDVPDSAADTLGRFYLTLLLGLVAQWTFDPENAPDAEALTEGLRLVMEAAAEPGAGGVQALGRTVVPPA; encoded by the coding sequence ATGGGACACCGTGAGGATCTGCTGGAAGGCGCCAAGCGCTGCCTGCTGGAGAAGGGGTTCGCGCGGACGACGGCGCGCGACATCGTCAAGGAGTCGGGGACCAACCTGGCCTCGATCGGCTACCACTACGGCTCGAAGGACGCCTTGCTGGCGCAGGCGTACGTGGCGATGGTCGAGGAGATCTCGGACACCTTCGACGGCGGCGAGGCGGTCGGGAGCGACAGCGCGCCCGGCTCGGTCGAGCGGTTCCGGGAGGTGTGGGCGAACGCCGTCGCGACCATGCGGGAGCCGGGCTCCATGTGGCGGCTCAGCATGGAGGTGCTGGCCATGGGGGACCACTTGCCGGAGGTGCGCGAGCATCTGGCGCGAGCCCAGCGGGAGGGGGCGCGCGGGATCGTGACGCTGTTCATGGGTGGCCGGGACGAGGACGTCCCGGACTCGGCCGCGGACACCCTCGGCCGCTTCTACCTCACCCTCCTGCTGGGCCTGGTCGCCCAGTGGACCTTCGATCCCGAGAACGCCCCCGACGCGGAGGCCCTCACCGAAGGGCTCCGCCTGGTGATGGAGGCGGCGGCGGAGCCCGGGGCGGGCGGCGTCCAGGCCCTGGGCCGGACCGTCGTGCCGCCCGCCTAG
- a CDS encoding MFS transporter, translating to MTTNPTSPPAPDTPRGPAGRREWTALGVLMLPLLLVSMDVSVLYFAVPALSADLEPSGTQLLWIFDIYAFVLAGLLMTMGSLGDRVGRRRLLLIGAAAFGAASLVAAYANSAETLIAARAVLGVGGATLMPSTMALTRTMFTDPGRRAKAIGIWSGVMAGGVALGSVLSGVLVEHFWWGSVFLVNLPAMALLLLLGPLLLPESRNPAPGRFDLLSVPLSMAAVLPVIYGLKEIPSEGWNVRYVLSVTVGLLFAALFVHRQRTAASPLVSPALFRGHGFTPALVLNLVAAFGMLGSVYFTTQYLQSVLGKSSLEAALWGLLPSVLVGVAAPVTTLLVRRGANRAHVVSGGFATAACGYALLALAGTDSLWLVLAGAGILAAGIVAVFAQMTDLALGATPVERAGSASSLLETGQEFGGALGMATLGSIGTALYHREIPATAPAPARETLGGALAVADQLPGPAAESLRTAARAAFTTGMQGAATAGAVVLLTAAVLTVGALRGVRVREPAHEQPAHEQPTCDQPARDQPSHDQPAATTPS from the coding sequence ATGACGACGAACCCCACGAGCCCACCCGCCCCCGACACCCCGCGCGGACCCGCCGGACGCCGCGAATGGACCGCCCTCGGCGTGCTGATGCTTCCGCTGCTGCTGGTCTCGATGGATGTCTCGGTGCTGTACTTCGCCGTCCCGGCGCTCAGCGCGGATCTGGAACCGAGCGGCACCCAACTCCTGTGGATCTTCGACATCTACGCGTTCGTGCTGGCCGGACTGCTGATGACGATGGGCTCGCTCGGTGACCGCGTCGGCCGCCGCCGGCTCCTGTTGATCGGCGCGGCGGCGTTCGGCGCGGCGTCCCTGGTGGCCGCGTACGCGAACAGCGCCGAGACACTGATCGCGGCCCGCGCGGTGCTCGGTGTCGGCGGCGCGACACTCATGCCGTCGACGATGGCGCTGACCCGGACGATGTTCACGGACCCCGGCCGGCGGGCGAAGGCCATCGGCATCTGGTCGGGCGTGATGGCGGGCGGTGTCGCCCTCGGCTCGGTGCTCAGCGGTGTGCTGGTGGAGCACTTCTGGTGGGGCTCGGTCTTCCTGGTGAACCTGCCCGCGATGGCCCTGCTGCTGCTCCTCGGCCCGCTCCTGCTCCCCGAGTCGCGGAACCCGGCCCCCGGCCGCTTCGACCTGCTGAGCGTCCCCCTGTCGATGGCGGCCGTGCTGCCGGTGATCTACGGCCTGAAGGAGATCCCGTCGGAGGGCTGGAACGTGCGGTACGTGCTGTCCGTGACCGTCGGTCTGCTCTTCGCGGCCCTGTTCGTCCACCGCCAGCGCACCGCGGCCTCCCCTCTCGTCTCCCCCGCGCTGTTCCGGGGCCACGGCTTCACCCCGGCCCTCGTCCTGAACCTCGTCGCGGCCTTCGGGATGCTGGGCTCGGTCTACTTCACCACCCAGTACCTCCAGTCCGTCCTCGGCAAGAGCTCACTGGAGGCCGCGCTGTGGGGGCTGCTGCCCTCCGTACTCGTCGGGGTGGCCGCGCCGGTCACCACGCTCCTCGTGCGGCGCGGCGCGAACCGGGCCCACGTCGTGTCCGGGGGCTTCGCGACCGCCGCGTGCGGTTACGCGCTGCTGGCCCTGGCCGGCACCGACTCCCTCTGGCTGGTCCTCGCCGGCGCCGGAATCCTCGCCGCCGGCATCGTCGCCGTGTTCGCGCAGATGACCGACCTCGCCCTCGGTGCCACCCCCGTCGAGCGCGCGGGCTCCGCGTCCTCCCTGTTGGAGACCGGCCAGGAGTTCGGCGGCGCCCTCGGCATGGCCACCCTGGGCTCCATCGGCACGGCCCTCTACCACCGCGAGATCCCGGCCACCGCGCCCGCCCCGGCCCGCGAGACCCTCGGGGGCGCCCTGGCGGTGGCCGACCAACTGCCGGGCCCGGCGGCCGAGTCCCTGAGGACGGCCGCCCGAGCCGCCTTCACCACCGGCATGCAGGGCGCGGCGACGGCCGGCGCCGTCGTCCTGCTGACAGCGGCGGTCCTGACGGTCGGCGCGCTGCGCGGAGTGCGGGTACGCGAGCCCGCCCACGAACAGCCCGCCCACGAACAGCCCACCTGCGATCAACCCGCCCGCGACCAGCCCTCACATGACCAGCCCGCCGCGACCACCCCGTCCTGA
- a CDS encoding serine/threonine-protein kinase has translation MNDATEVFRPLQADDPPQVAGYRLAARLGAGGMGRVYLSHTQGGRPVAIKVVRPELADDPAFRRRFGREIKAARRVRGAYTAELIDADADDVPPWLATLYVPGPSLAEAVGRRGPLPVPAVLWLMAGVAEALQAIHDEGIVHRDLKPSNVLLAADGPRVIDFGISVAADLTSHTATGTAVGTPQFMAPEQATGGDVTTATDVFALGQTAAFAALGEPLYGDGPSVSVLYRIVHSEPDLSLLPEPLRPMMARCLALDPARRPTPAEVVEWCRDRLGGDAGAGGGPAVWREVTGPEVPPPPPPTAHQATVPHPIPQPTPTRPMGPHGPLAPLGPMVPNGPIVLTGPMVPHGPMSPYGPMRAMGPNGPATPERPEQRRARRRRTALITAVAVLGGALLLTGLGWTLKEGVDRYRTRETASSSTSGGDPSARSSASPSHSAAGSGTGSEGDSGTADGGTDGERTSGTTDSSPTTPRDPQPTAYPMQFLSQTSSVDIRSGETREDRKGDVRLACEEILCALESDKSVITMMYADPGATLETCRIALSGAKSHSFTLSGAAAGSEFCVKHPSGDIALLVIQVKSTALGDHDASFVTADMTVWPKA, from the coding sequence TTGAACGACGCGACCGAGGTGTTCCGGCCGCTCCAGGCGGACGATCCGCCACAGGTGGCGGGCTACCGTCTCGCCGCCCGGCTCGGGGCGGGTGGCATGGGCAGGGTCTATCTGTCGCACACACAGGGCGGCAGACCGGTGGCCATCAAGGTGGTCCGCCCGGAGCTGGCCGACGACCCGGCGTTCCGGCGGCGGTTCGGCCGGGAGATCAAGGCGGCCCGGCGGGTGCGGGGCGCGTACACCGCCGAGCTGATCGACGCCGACGCGGACGACGTACCGCCCTGGCTGGCCACGCTCTATGTGCCCGGCCCGTCCCTGGCGGAGGCCGTCGGCCGGCGCGGGCCGCTGCCGGTGCCCGCCGTGCTGTGGCTGATGGCGGGGGTGGCGGAGGCGCTCCAGGCCATCCACGACGAGGGGATCGTGCACCGCGATCTGAAGCCGTCGAACGTGCTGCTGGCCGCCGACGGGCCCCGGGTGATCGACTTCGGTATCTCGGTGGCCGCCGACCTCACCTCGCACACCGCCACCGGCACCGCGGTCGGCACCCCCCAGTTCATGGCGCCCGAGCAGGCGACCGGGGGCGATGTCACGACGGCGACCGACGTGTTCGCGCTGGGCCAGACGGCGGCGTTCGCGGCCCTGGGCGAGCCGCTGTACGGCGACGGGCCGTCGGTCAGCGTGCTGTACCGGATCGTGCACTCGGAGCCCGACCTGTCCCTGCTGCCCGAGCCGCTCCGCCCGATGATGGCCCGATGTCTCGCCCTCGATCCGGCGCGGCGGCCCACTCCGGCGGAGGTCGTCGAGTGGTGCCGCGACCGGCTGGGCGGGGACGCCGGCGCGGGCGGCGGACCGGCCGTCTGGCGGGAGGTCACCGGACCGGAGGTCCCGCCCCCGCCCCCGCCGACGGCCCACCAGGCCACCGTCCCCCACCCGATACCGCAACCGACGCCGACTCGACCGATGGGTCCGCACGGGCCACTGGCACCGCTCGGGCCGATGGTGCCGAACGGGCCGATAGTGCTGACCGGCCCGATGGTGCCGCACGGGCCGATGAGCCCGTACGGCCCGATGAGGGCGATGGGGCCGAACGGGCCCGCGACGCCGGAACGGCCGGAGCAGCGACGCGCCCGGCGACGGCGTACCGCGCTGATCACGGCCGTGGCCGTGCTGGGCGGCGCGCTGCTGCTCACCGGCCTGGGCTGGACGCTCAAGGAGGGCGTGGACCGGTACCGCACCCGGGAGACGGCCTCCTCCTCGACGTCCGGCGGCGACCCGTCCGCACGGTCGTCGGCGTCCCCGTCGCACTCCGCCGCGGGCTCGGGGACAGGATCAGAGGGGGACTCGGGGACGGCGGACGGAGGGACCGACGGCGAACGGACGTCCGGGACGACGGACTCCTCCCCGACCACACCCCGGGACCCGCAACCCACCGCCTACCCCATGCAGTTCCTGTCGCAGACCAGCTCCGTCGACATCCGGAGCGGGGAGACCCGCGAGGACCGCAAGGGCGACGTCCGGCTCGCCTGTGAGGAGATCCTCTGCGCGCTGGAGAGCGACAAGAGCGTGATCACGATGATGTACGCCGACCCCGGAGCCACCCTGGAGACGTGCCGTATCGCCCTGTCCGGTGCCAAGAGCCACAGCTTCACGCTCTCCGGCGCGGCGGCCGGCAGCGAGTTCTGCGTCAAGCACCCCTCCGGAGACATCGCCCTGCTGGTGATCCAGGTGAAGTCGACCGCGCTCGGGGACCACGACGCCAGCTTCGTCACCGCGGACATGACGGTCTGGCCGAAGGCCTAG